The Zingiber officinale cultivar Zhangliang chromosome 9A, Zo_v1.1, whole genome shotgun sequence genome window below encodes:
- the LOC122019294 gene encoding uncharacterized protein LOC122019294 has product MSHYRIVYGKACHLPVEIEHRAYWAVKACNLDSGTVGEERKLQLQELEEIRLEAYENSRIYKEKAKKFHDKQIEVKEFQIGDKDMSIGRIFKVNGQRLKKFHEEVKGLVVEEIEHVDAIYPS; this is encoded by the exons ATGTCCCATTACAGGATTGTGTATGGAAAAGCATGTCATTTGCCTGTGGAGATTGAACATAGGGCGTATTGGGCGGTTAAAGCATGCAACCTTGATAGTGGCACggttggagaagaaagaaagttgCAACTTCAAGAACTTGAAGAGATTAGATTGGAAGCCTATGAAAACTCACGGATTTATAAAGAAAAGGCCAAGAAATTTCATGACAAACAAATTGAGGTTAAAGAATTCCAAATTGGTGACAAA GATATGTCTATTGGCCGgatttttaaagttaatggaCAAAGGCTtaaaaagtttcatgaagaggtgAAGGGCTTGGTGGTGGAGGAAATAGAACATGTCGATGCTATCTACCCGAGTTAG